From the genome of Lutzomyia longipalpis isolate SR_M1_2022 chromosome 2, ASM2433408v1, one region includes:
- the LOC129789437 gene encoding E3 ubiquitin-protein ligase CHIP → MSKHMYTTANLTDAELKEQGNRLFSARKFEEAIQCYTKAIIKNPNVAIYFTNRALCHLKLKRWDQSCSDCRRALEIEQNQVKAHFFLGQSLLELELYDEAIKHLQRANDLARDQRRNFGDDIASQLRLARKKRWNIQEEKRICQEIELQTYLNRLIQQDMENRIAKLKLDDNANEDFVKEKTAEIERECENHVTELNNLFAKVDDRRRKREVPDYLCGKISFEILQEPVITPSGITYERKDIEEHLQRVGHFDPVTRVKLTQDQLIPNFSMKEVVDGFIAENEWSLDY, encoded by the exons atgagCAAACATATGTACACAACAGCAAATCTCACAGATGCTGAACTGAAGGAGCAGGGAAATAGGCTTTTTAGTGCACGAAAATTTGAAGAAGCAATTCAATGCTACACAAAAGCTATA attAAAAATCCTAATGTAGCCATTTACTTTACAAATCGAGCACTGTGCCACCTCAAGTTGAAACGATGGGATCAGTCGTGTAGTGATTGCCGCAGAGCATTGGAAATTGAGCAGAATCAGGTGAAGGCACATTTCTTCCTTGGCCAGAGTCTCCTCGAGCTGGAGCTATACGATGAGGCAATTAAGCACCTACAGCGAGCTAATGATTTAGCACGTGATCAGAGGCGCAATTTTGGTGATGATATTGCTTCACAATTGCGTCTGGCACGCAAAAAGCGATGGAATATTCAGGAAGAGAAGCGTATTTGCCAGGAGATTGAGTTGCAAACGTACCTGAATCGCCTGATCCAGCAAGATATGGAGAATCGAATAGCTAAGCTGAAGTTGGATGACAATGCAAATGAAGACTTTGTGAAGGAGAAGACAGCCGAAATTGAGCGCGAATGTGAGAATCATGTGACGGAGTTGAACAACCTGTTTGCCAAAGTAGACGACAGGCGCCGAAAAAGGGAAGTTCCGGACTATCTATGTGGAAAAATCAGCTTTGAAATCCTCCAGGAGCCCGTAATTACCCCCTCAGGTATAACATATGAGCGAAAAGATATTGAGGAGCATCTTCAGCGTGTTGGACATTTCGATCCCGTAACAAGGGTCAAACTCACACAAGATCAGCTTATTCCCAATTTCTCCATGAAGGAAGTTGTCGATGGGTTCATAGCAGAGAACGAGTGGTCGTTGGATTActag
- the LOC129789305 gene encoding fl(2)d-associated complex component, with protein MSNSVFSESAELPQENHKYTAQKIKQKFLGGGVGDLPRAKKITALEDAEADILEKKREELQKELEKQLKMESQAKKSSKDLMKKHKRAPRRSTTSDSSSSSSDSSSGRKNSSSDDDSSSSSSSSSRDSRKKMLKRNIKRRRDSSSSSDDHPPTKKKTTSRKYYQAKKLAVKAHAKKTSSLKNHSSRAITPLSLGGKRSTSPLKTSQKVQPKKALMKEKHHGLLMKDRSRDTKDRELHREKDKIRMHSKDRVRSRSPVKLRGKSRSPRRNSREMKRKSHEKRLSPSKVRGVLRRDRSIDRAVKEPRRHEPTSLVKERERRDKERADREAARNKERAEALARCQERQRERERLAKEKEISDREKTERGKHGDRLLPRPAERAMALAASRGESHEKGERERPRSHGRSNLRAGDFSDRTSYDGRPGGDRRYHDSPTLRRDREERHVDRSREHEYMIVKNRSDGRMDARTSLGYDSTRRGAREDHEMYSDAPVEGRYETHDDRHMSHDYTSTRGQYGSGQMHRDHEWERGMDQGRDRMYDRQTDLVQSNRPPLQNEWERNEMNMSGVSGAMNRTGDSYAEGGEWKMNERQWEDPGVGKPVGNWQGGMKDESWEGYQDRDTWIDRQRDAPEGGRRWQGRRTSHQMMPSGDNDGRAESYRRPTHGHSHMSQMQNDHINPMGGNPSGGFHHNQGIRHIQQSHSGSSDMIVGMGVKDYGSQISTQTHYTQQNQVPMQSPLKRPRMSEETGGMMSGMGQRVVDQNPPLLDTSTRKLGKISNISEEAIEDNLSEISDDADDILNSVENITEFKNEENQEAGIAETRKVSEGPKNAPESLDESKDDGGEKIIKDIQDDFNLGFEEISDGELEEEARVKGLGDALGVDWTSLVTESRARDQANQSDATSVRQKWKHHEILLNLGISTKMAGKEFTQALLERAKQAAREERGGDKGVEKNGNGGKELGENETNQTHSEVIPHHVADVQVAQRKAKDRRTRLISQAPGCFSRALNARRDLQIRRQLCGFPIQEVHYCSVNPELNVLAVQLFKKATSLAI; from the exons atgtcaaatagtGTGTTTAGTGAATCGGCAGAGCTTCcacaagaaaatcacaaatacactgcacaaaaaattaagcaaaag TTCCTTGGTGGAGGTGTTGGGGATCTCCCACGAGCGAAAAAAATAACAGCATTGGAGGATGCAGAAGCTGacattttagaaaagaaacgcgAGGAATTGCAAAAGGAGCTGGAAAAGCAACTAAAAATGGAGTCTCAGGCAAAGAAGTCATCGAAGGATTTAATGAAGAAGCATAAAAGAGCACCACGTCGCTCTACTACATCCGATAGTAGTAGTAGCAGTTCCGATTCAAGTAGCGGTAGGAAAAATTCGAGCAGCGATGATgactcttcttcttcatccagCTCTTCGTCCCGAGATTCGCGGAAGAAGATGCTCAAACGGAATATAAAGAGACGTCGGGATTCAAGTAGCTCATCAGACGATCATCCgcctacaaagaaaaaaactacaagTCGAAAATACTATCAGGCTAAGAAATTAGCCGTAAAGGCTCATGCGAAGAAGACGTCATCTCTCAAGAATCACAGCTCAAGAGCTATTACACCACTCTCATTGGGCGGGAAGCGTAGTACTTCTCCCCTAAAGACCAGCCAGAAAGTTCAACCGAAAAAGGCTCTGATGAAAGAGAAGCATCATGGGCTACTCATGAAAGATCGTTCACGTGATACGAAGGATCGTGAATTGCACcgagaaaaagataaaatacgGATGCATTCGAAAGATCGTGTAAGAAGTAGAAGTCCCGTGAAGTTGCGTGGAAAATCTCGTAGTCCTCGAAGGAATTCGCGTGAAATGAAGCGCAAGAGTCACGAGAAACGGTTAAGTCCATCGAAGGTGAGGGGTGTTCTACGACGTGATCGTAGTATTGATCGTGCTGTAAAGGAACCACGACGGCATGAGCCAACATCATTGGTCAAAGAACGTGAACGTCGTGATAAGGAACGTGCCGACAGGGAAGCAGCTAGAAATAAGGAAAGAGCCGAAGCTTTGGCACGATGTCAGGAGAGGCAGCGGGAACGTGAACGTTTAGCAAAAGAGAAGGAAATATCTGATAGGGAGAAGACAGAAAGAGGAAAACATGGGGATCGTTTGCTCCCTCGTCCAGCAGAGAGGGCAATGGCACTCGCAGCCAGTAGGGGTGAAAGTCACGAGAAAGGTGAGCGAGAGCGTCCTCGTTCACATGGTCGCAGTAATCTTCGGGCAGGAGATTTTAGTGATCGCACATCATACGATGGACGTCCAGGCGGTGATCGACGTTACCATGATTCACCAACATTGCGACGTGATCGTGAAGAAAGGCACGTGGATAGAAGTCGTGAGCATGAGTATATGATTGTGAAAAATCGTTCTGATGGGCGTATGGATGCAAGAACATCCCTCGGGTACGATAGCACGCGTCGGGGCGCACGGGAGGATCATGAAATGTACAGCGATGCTCCAGTAGAGGGTAGATATGAGACTCACGATGATCGTCATATGTCACACGATTACACATCTACCCGTGGACAATATGGATCTGGGCAGATGCACAGAGATCACGAGTGGGAGCGTGGAATGGATCAGGGCAGAGATAGAATGTATGATCGTCAAACGGATCTCGTTCAGTCCAATCGGCCACCATTGCAAAATGAATGGGAGCGCAATGAAATGAACATGTCAGGGGTATCTGGTGCAATGAATCGCACTGGTGATTCATACGCAGAGGGTGGAGAGTGGAAAATGAATGAGCGTCAATGGGAAGATCCGGGAGTTGGGAAGCCAGTGGGAAATTGGCAAGGTGGTATGAAGGATGAATCTTGGGAAGGCTATCAAGATCGCGACACCTGGATTGATCGACAGAGGGATGCACCGGAGGGTGGTAGGAGATGGCAAGGGCGTCGGACAAGCCATCAAATGATGCCCTCAGGCGATAACGATGGTCGTGCTGAATCCTATCGTCGTCCGACACATGGACACTCACATATGTCTCAAATGCAAAATGATCACATAAATCCCATGGGAGGTAATCCCTCTGGAGGATTTCATCACAATCAAg gTATTCGTCATATTCAGCAATCTCATTCGGGATCATCAGACATGATTGTAGGGATGGGCGTTAAAGACTATGGAAGTCAAATATCAACCCAAACACACTATACGCAACAGAATCAAGTCCCTATGCAGAGTCCTCTAAAGCGTCCTAGGATGAGTGAAGAAACTGGTGGAATGATGTCCGGAATGGGGCAACGTGTAGTAGATCAAAATCCCCCCTTATTGGATACATCTACACGAAAATTGGGCaaaatttccaacatttcCGAAGAAGCAATTGAGGATAACTTGAGCGAAATCAGTGATGATGCGGATGATATTTTGAATAGTGTG gaaaatatcacggaatttaaaaatgaagagaacCAAGAAGCAGGAATTGCGGAAACAAGAAAAGTAAGTGAAGGACCAAAGAATGCTCCGGAATCTTTGGATGAGAGTAAGGATGATGGTGGTGAAAAGATTATAAAGGACATACAGGATGACTTCAATTTGGGATTTGAAGAGATATCTGATGGTGAATTGGAGGAAGAGGCACGCGTTAAAGGTCTCGGGGATGCTTTGGGTGTTGATTGGACTAGTTTGGTTACAGAGAGTCGCGCAAGAGATCAAGCAAATCAAAGTGATGCAACTTCCGTGCGACAAAAGTGGAAGCATCATGAGATTTTACTGAATTTGGGTATTTCCACGAAAATGGCAGGGAAGGAGTTTACGCAGGCACTATTGGAGCGAGCTAAACAAGCAGCTCGAGAGGAGAGGGGCGGAGACAAAGGGGTGGAAAAGAATGGGAATGGGGGGAAGGAATTGggagaaaatgagacaaatCAGACGCATAGTGAAGTAATTCCGCATCATGTGGCAGATGTTCAAGTGGCACAAAGGAAGGCTAAAGACAGGAGAACTCGTCTCATATCGCAAGCACCAGGATGCTTTAGTCGAGCACTCAATGCACGCAGAGATTTGCAAATTCGACGACAATTGTGTGGTTTTCCCATACAAGAGGTACATTATTGTTCTGTGAATCCAGAATTGAATGTTCTTGCTGTTCAACTATTTAAAAAGGCAACGTCCTTAGCAATATAG